The genomic region CGGTCACTGCCTTCGAAGCGGCCGGCGCCCGGCTGCAGCCTGTGCCGCTGGACCGCGAGGGCCTGCGTCCCGATCCGGCCCTGCCGTCGCCACGGCTGGTCTACCTGACACCTTCGCACCAGTACCCTTGCGGCATGGCCCTGAGCCTGCCGCGCCGCCTGGCCCTGCTGGAGATGGCCCGGCGCGAGCAGGCCTGGATCATCGAGGACGACTACGACAGCGAATTCCACTACGACGGCCGGCCGATGCCGGCGCTGCAAGGCCTGGACGAGCACGGCCGGGTGCTCTACGTCGGCACGTTCTCGAAGGTGCTGTTCCCGTCGCTGCGCCTGGCCTACCTGGTGCTGCCCGAAGCCCTGGTTGCGCCCTTCGTCACCGCCCGCACCACCCAGGACGGCCACGCGGCCCAACTGCCCCAGGCCGTGGCGGCCGACTTCCTGCGTCAAGGCCATTTCGCCGCCCATCTGCGGCTGATGCGCAGGCTCTATCAGCAGCGCCGCGACTGCCTGCTGCAGGCCTTGCAGCCAATCCGCGCCTGGCTGGAGCCACAGCCCGGCCCGGGTGGACTGCAGCTGGCGGCCCTGCTGCCCCGGGGCGAGGAGGCCCGCTTCACGCGCGCCGCAGCCGCCCTCGGCCTGCTGACGCCGGGCCTGTCGGCGCTCTACCAGGGCCCGCTGCGGCAGGACGGCTGGCTGCTGGGCTACTCCGCCCTGACGCCGGACGAGATCGCCGTCGCCTGCCACAGCCTTGGGCAGCTGAAGATCACGTCCCGCAGGTGACGGCTCGTCTCCGCGGCGACTGCGAGGCCTGCCAGAGCGCCGCAGACTCGATCCCCACAGGAGGTATCGACCATGGAGCAGCTGTTTTCTCTGCAGGGCCGCGTGGCCCTGGTCACCGGCGGTTCGCGCGGCATAGGCCGCATGATCGCGGCCGGCTTTCTGCGCCAGGGCGCTAAGGTCTACATCTCGGCGCGCAAGGCCGAGGCCTGCAGGGCGGCTGCCGAGGAGCTTTCATCGCTGGGCCCCTGCGTGGCCCTGCCGGCCGATGTTTCCGCGGTGGCCGGCGCCCAGGCCTTGGCGCAGGAACTCGCCCGCCTGGAGGAGCGACTGGACATCCTGGTCAACAACGCCGGCGCCGCCTGGGGCGCGCCCTTCGACGAATTCCCCGAACAGGGTTGGGACAAGGTGGTGGACCTCAATCTGAAGGCGCCCTTCTTCCTCACCCAGGCCCTGCATGGCCTGCTGCAGAAGGCCGCCGAACATCATCCGGCCAAGGTGATCCAGATCGCCTCGATCGACGGCCTCTCGGTCAATCCGCTGGAGACCTATTCCTATGCCGCCAGCAAGGCCGGCCTGATCCACCTGACCCGGCGCATGGCCTTGCGCCTGATCGAGAACAACATCGTGGTCAATGCAATAGCGCCCGGCGCCTTCGCTTCGGAGATGAACCGCGCGGCCCGCGACCACGAGGCCGAGGTGGCAGCCCGCATCCCGGCCGGCCGCATAGGCTGCGAGGACGACATGGCCGGCGCCGCCATCTACCTGGCCTCGCGGGCCGGCGACTATGTGGTGGGCACCACGCTGGTGGTCGATGGCGGGGTGACGCACGCGCGCGGCTAGCCTATGCTCCGGCCCCTCAGCTGTACGGAGACAACTGCATGCCGACGCTAGATCCGCGCATTGACGCCTACATCGAGGGCGCCCCCGAATTCGCACAGCCGCTGCTGCGCCACTGGCGGGCCCAGGTCCATGCGGCCTGCCCGGAGGTCGAGGAGACCATGAAGTGGAGCCGGCCGCATTTCATGTACGGGGGCAAGATCCTCACCGGCATGTCTGCATTCAAGGCCCATTGCGGCTTCGGTTTCTGGAACGACCAGGCGGTGGACGAGTCCGACCGCAAGGACGGCGCCATGGGCCAGCTGGGCCGGGTCAGCACCCTGAAGGATCTGCCCAACCAGCGCGAGCTGCGGGTCATGATCAAGCGCGCCGCCGAGCTGATCGCGAGCGGCGCCAAGCCGCCCCGCATGGCGCAGCGAAGCGCCGAGCGCAAGCCGCCACCGGAGATTCCCTCCGACCTGGCCGCCGCGCTCAAGGCCAACGCCGCCGCCAGGCAGGTATTCGAGGGCTTCCCGCCCGGTGCCCAGCGCGAGTACGTGGAATGGATCATCGAGGCCAAGAAGGAAGAGACCCGGCTCAAGCGCCTGGTCCAGGCGGTCGAATGGATCGCCGAGGGCAAGCGGCGCAACTGGAAATACGAGAACTGCTGAAGCAGTGCGCCCCCCAGCCCGGCCCCTTGTATCGGGGCCGGTCCTTCGGCAGCCACAGGCCCCTTCCGGGCCCTGTGTGCGGCCTCAGCCAAGTAGGTTGAGCAGGCTGGCGTAGAGCAGCTCCGGCGCCACCGGCTTGGGCAGGAAGTCGTCCATGCCGGCGGCCAGGCAGGCCTCGCGGTCGGACGAAAAGGCATTGCCGGTCAGGGCCACGATGGGCGTCAGCGCATGGACCGTGTCGCGGCGTATCGCCCGGCAGGCGTCCAGGCCGTTCATCTCCGGCATCTCCATGTCCATCAGGATGGCGTCATAGCGCTGCACGCGGGCCCGGCGCAAAGCCTGGGCGCCGTCCCCCACCATGTCCACCTCCAGGCCCGCGGCCTGCAGCAGCGACCACACGACCATCTGGTTGACCGGGTCGTCCTCGGCCAGCAGCACGCGGCGGCCGGCATGGCGCTCGCGCAGCAGCTGCTCGGCCTCGCTGGGCGCCAGCAGAGGCGCCTCCTGGGCCAGCAAAGCCTTGGCCGCCGGCATCTCGCCGAGCTGCAGCTGCACAGTGAACCAGAAAAGGCTGCCTGCACCCACCGCGCTCTGAGCCCCTGCATCGCCGCCCATCTTGCGGGCCAGGTGGCGGGTGATCGCCAGGCCCAGGCCGGTGCCGCCGTAGCGCCTTGCATTGCCGGCGTCAGCCTGCTCGAAAGGCGTGAACAAGCGCCCCATGGCTTCGGCGCTGATGCCTATGCCACTGTCGCGCACCTCAAAGCGCAGCAACAGGTTCTGCCCGGTTCGCTCCAGCACTCGCGCCGCCACCCAGACCGCGCCCTGCTCGGTGAACTTGACCGCGTTGGACAGCAGGTTCAGCAGCATCTGCATCAGCCGCGTCGGGTCGCCGTGCAGGCGCAGCGGCAGGTCGCCCAGGTCCACCTGCAGCTCCAGGCCCTTGGAGGCCGCGGCATCGGCCACCTGGGCCACGCTGCGCGAGACCAGGGCGGCGCTGTCGAAGTCCACGCCCTCCAGGTCCAGCCGGCCGGACTCGATGCGCGACATGTCCAGCACGTCGTTGATGATCTGCAGCAGATGCTGGGCCGAACCGTCTATGTCGCGCAGGCGCCGGGCCGCGAGCTCGTCCTGCGCATCGCGGCGCAGCAGGTGGGTCAGGCCCAGGATGGCATTCATCGGCGTGCGGATCTCGTGGCTCATATGGGCCAGGAAGGCGCTCTTGGCGCGGCTGGCGGCCTCGGCCTTGTCGCGCGCCACCAGCAGCTCGCCATTGATGTCCTTCAGGGCCAGCTCGGCCCGCTTGCGGACGCTGATGTCCAGGGCCAGCACGACGAAGCCGCGTACCCGGCCGTCCTGCACATCGGGCAGGTACTGGATCCATTGCCAGTCGGGCGAACGGCCGCGCACCTCGGCCTCGAAGGACTGCATCTCGCCACGCAGCGCGGCGTTCACGTTGGGCTCGATCTGGGCCCAGTCCTCGGGGGCGAACAGCTCGCCCATGCGTCGGCCCAGCACCTGATCAGGACTCAGGTCGAACCACTCGTGATAGCCGCGGTTGGCGAAGCGGCAGCGCAGCTGGCGGTCCCAGTAGGCGATGCGTCCGGGAATGTGGTCGGCGATCAGCCGCGCGACCAGTTCGCTGCGGGCCTGCGCGCGACGCGCCTGCACCAGCCCGTGCTGGTAGCAGCGCTGGCGCCGGCTGACGACGCTGCTGCCTCTGGCGACGCTGCGACGCGCCGACGCCCTCGTATCCGGATGCTGCTCTGCAGACATGGCCACTGCTCCCCTTCACCATCGGCGGACTTGACCTCAGCGGG from Pelomonas sp. SE-A7 harbors:
- a CDS encoding PLP-dependent aminotransferase family protein encodes the protein MSARPGLWMQLLDQAMEPGLGRREQLVAALRHGIRSGALRRGDRLPASRQLAEDLGLSRVTVEAAYGRLETEGYLRREVGRGSFVAIDTGRALPDVRSARTMVAAAPVLSTRGQRIADGGGCIDPARPLPFAAGSPELRAFPLALWRQLLNRRLRRQPGLLGYGDPQGLPELRETIAAYLNTSRGLRCRPEQVLVLSSSQQALQLAALMLLDADDCVWMEEPGYRGAVTAFEAAGARLQPVPLDREGLRPDPALPSPRLVYLTPSHQYPCGMALSLPRRLALLEMARREQAWIIEDDYDSEFHYDGRPMPALQGLDEHGRVLYVGTFSKVLFPSLRLAYLVLPEALVAPFVTARTTQDGHAAQLPQAVAADFLRQGHFAAHLRLMRRLYQQRRDCLLQALQPIRAWLEPQPGPGGLQLAALLPRGEEARFTRAAAALGLLTPGLSALYQGPLRQDGWLLGYSALTPDEIAVACHSLGQLKITSRR
- a CDS encoding YdeI/OmpD-associated family protein, with the translated sequence MPTLDPRIDAYIEGAPEFAQPLLRHWRAQVHAACPEVEETMKWSRPHFMYGGKILTGMSAFKAHCGFGFWNDQAVDESDRKDGAMGQLGRVSTLKDLPNQRELRVMIKRAAELIASGAKPPRMAQRSAERKPPPEIPSDLAAALKANAAARQVFEGFPPGAQREYVEWIIEAKKEETRLKRLVQAVEWIAEGKRRNWKYENC
- a CDS encoding SDR family oxidoreductase, encoding MEQLFSLQGRVALVTGGSRGIGRMIAAGFLRQGAKVYISARKAEACRAAAEELSSLGPCVALPADVSAVAGAQALAQELARLEERLDILVNNAGAAWGAPFDEFPEQGWDKVVDLNLKAPFFLTQALHGLLQKAAEHHPAKVIQIASIDGLSVNPLETYSYAASKAGLIHLTRRMALRLIENNIVVNAIAPGAFASEMNRAARDHEAEVAARIPAGRIGCEDDMAGAAIYLASRAGDYVVGTTLVVDGGVTHARG
- a CDS encoding response regulator, whose protein sequence is MSAEQHPDTRASARRSVARGSSVVSRRQRCYQHGLVQARRAQARSELVARLIADHIPGRIAYWDRQLRCRFANRGYHEWFDLSPDQVLGRRMGELFAPEDWAQIEPNVNAALRGEMQSFEAEVRGRSPDWQWIQYLPDVQDGRVRGFVVLALDISVRKRAELALKDINGELLVARDKAEAASRAKSAFLAHMSHEIRTPMNAILGLTHLLRRDAQDELAARRLRDIDGSAQHLLQIINDVLDMSRIESGRLDLEGVDFDSAALVSRSVAQVADAAASKGLELQVDLGDLPLRLHGDPTRLMQMLLNLLSNAVKFTEQGAVWVAARVLERTGQNLLLRFEVRDSGIGISAEAMGRLFTPFEQADAGNARRYGGTGLGLAITRHLARKMGGDAGAQSAVGAGSLFWFTVQLQLGEMPAAKALLAQEAPLLAPSEAEQLLRERHAGRRVLLAEDDPVNQMVVWSLLQAAGLEVDMVGDGAQALRRARVQRYDAILMDMEMPEMNGLDACRAIRRDTVHALTPIVALTGNAFSSDREACLAAGMDDFLPKPVAPELLYASLLNLLG